Within the Bacteroidota bacterium genome, the region AGATTGAAGATTAAATTCACAAAAGACAAAACTCAAAGAACAAATAAACTCCAAATACCAATACTCAAATTTCAAATTAGGGTTTGGTCACACTCTGGATTAAGTCTGTGACTTGATCCTATTATGCAAATATTAAATTAGAAACATTCAGAACAATATAGGATTCAGTTACAAACTGAATCCAGAATGGAATTACCATTTATACTTAGGCAAAGCAGAAATTTTACTAACCTCATCAAAACAAATCTGTTAATCTGTGGCAATTTTCACACTAACGCTACAATAACCAATTGTCAATTGAATTTTATGATTTGAGTTTTATATGAAAATTGAGTTTTAATAAACTCTAATACTCCTTGTTACTATCCACCCTTCTGGAGTAATTCCTTTTACACTAATCCAGCCTCGTGAATTTTCGAGCACCTGTACCAATTCTTTGGCATTGTCAAACTTCTGGTTGTTTACATGCAAAATAATAAAGTCGTTGGGAAGATTCAGGTCTTTCATCATACCTGCTTTGATATTGTTTACACGTACTCCATAATCTATTCCAAAATACTGCTTATCTATTTTTGACAAGCTTTTAAAAGATGCTCCAAGCCTATCTGAAACGATCATTGTATTTTTAAGCAATTCTGTTTTGCCTTCAGAATTTACCAAGGTTATTTCAAGCTTGATTATTTTTCCTGAACGCAGTACTTCCAGTCTTGCTTTTTCTCCCGGGCGTCTGTAAGCAAGTAACTCATCAAATCCAGCCCTGTCTTTTATATTAGCCTCGTTAAAACGAATGATAATGTCTTCCTTTTTCAATCCAGCCAAATCAGCATTTCCTTCTGCAACAATTTTATTCAAATATACTCCGGTGGTATTTTCATCACCCAGCTTTGAAGCTAACTGTTCATCAATGTCAATAATTTCTGATTCAATAAAGGCGCGCTGAACCATGCCAAATTCTTTGAGATCGTTCACGATTTTTGACACAATATTGGAAGGGATCGCAAAACCATAACCTGCATACGAACCTGTTCTGGATATGATTGCTGAATTAATACCGATAAGTTTCCCATCTAAATTAACCAAGGCTCCCCCACTATTTCCCGGATTTATTGCAGCATCCGTTTGAATGAAAGATTCAATCGGAAAATGCTCTTTGGAAACATTAATATTTCGCCCTTTAGCGCTTACAATACCTGATGTAACCGTTGAGGTGAGATTAAATGGGTTACCAACTGCAAGCACCCATTCGCCAACATCAACCATATCAGAATTAGAGAATTCTAAAAACGGAAGATTTTCTGCTTCAATTTTCAGCAACGCTAAATCGGATGAAGGATCGGTACCAATAATTGTTGCTTTATAATTCTTTTTTCTATTGTTTACAACCACTTCAACCCGATCCGAATTCTTGATCACATGCTGATTGGTCACAATATATCCTTCTTTGGAAATTATGACGCCTGAACCTGATGAAACAGAAGGACCTCTTTCGCTAAAAAAATCAAAAAACATATCGCGGAATGAATAGCTTTGATTGCTCCCTTCTTTGATGGCTTTAATAAACACTACAGCTGGCCGACTTGCATTAGATGCTTTTACAAAATTTGCATTGATAGGAATATCGACATAATCGCGAGAAGGGTTTTCGCTTGCTAATGTTTTTGGAATTCCCTGAACTGTTAGTTGGTTTGATGATACTTTGCTATCAGAAATACGCTGATAGACAGCAGATCCTAAAATCCCTGAAAAAAAAGCGATGAAAATGAAGAAAAAAGCTTTAAATCCATTTTTCATTTAAACATTTAATTAATCGATTCAACATTAGCTCTTAACAATAAAAAAACCTCTGGATTATTGGGATCATTGGTTGTAACAGTAATACTTTGCTGAACGGAGCCGTTTTTCCCTTTGCTATTGAATGTAACTTTTATCAAACCTTCTTCACCGGGTTCGTATCTCATTTTCCCTAGTGTAGTGGCTGTGCATCCACAATCAGTCTTGGTATCATAAATCACCAACTGATCTGTTCCCGTATTCATAAATTTGAATTCCGTAAATTTCACATCACCATGTTTGATTTTCTTGAAATCAACCTCTTTTTTATCAAATTGAATGCTTCCCGTGTTTTTAAGTTCCTCTTCGCTTAGTATTTTAATATTCTTAATAATATTAGCAACAACAATTAATTCCTTTTCAGGCATTAAAGGATCGTCAGTTTGTAATTGCATGCGTTCAAAAACATAGCCCAAATCTTCTTTTATATAAGCACTAAAATAAACTTCAATTTTCCTTTTTTCTCCTGCTTTCAATACAATGGGTGTATATTCAGTACGGAGGCAATCAGGCAAGCGCATACTGGATATGGTTATATCCGTTTTAC harbors:
- a CDS encoding DUF1573 domain-containing protein, coding for KTDITISSMRLPDCLRTEYTPIVLKAGEKRKIEVYFSAYIKEDLGYVFERMQLQTDDPLMPEKELIVVANIIKNIKILSEEELKNTGSIQFDKKEVDFKKIKHGDVKFTEFKFMNTGTDQLVIYDTKTDCGCTATTLGKMRYEPGEEGLIKVTFNSKGKNGSVQQSITVTTNDPNNPEVFLLLRANVESIN
- a CDS encoding trypsin-like serine protease, whose product is MFFDFFSERGPSVSSGSGVIISKEGYIVTNQHVIKNSDRVEVVVNNRKKNYKATIIGTDPSSDLALLKIEAENLPFLEFSNSDMVDVGEWVLAVGNPFNLTSTVTSGIVSAKGRNINVSKEHFPIESFIQTDAAINPGNSGGALVNLDGKLIGINSAIISRTGSYAGYGFAIPSNIVSKIVNDLKEFGMVQRAFIESEIIDIDEQLASKLGDENTTGVYLNKIVAEGNADLAGLKKEDIIIRFNEANIKDRAGFDELLAYRRPGEKARLEVLRSGKIIKLEITLVNSEGKTELLKNTMIVSDRLGASFKSLSKIDKQYFGIDYGVRVNNIKAGMMKDLNLPNDFIILHVNNQKFDNAKELVQVLENSRGWISVKGITPEGWIVTRSIRVY